The DNA sequence TATTAAAGATGCAACAATCTATTATATGGGACCATCTCCGGCAAGAGAAGGAAGACCTATCGGTTCCGCAGGACCAACTACAGCAAGCCGTATGGACAAATATGCTCCAAGACTTTTAGACCTGGGGCAGAAGGCAATGATTGGAAAAGGAAAAAGAACCCAGGAAGTGATAGATGCAGTTGTTCGCAATAAGGCAGTTTACTTTGCGGCAGTAGGTGGTGCAGGAGCACTTCTTTCTAAATGTATCAAAAAATCAGAATTGGTTTGCTATGGAGATTTAGGTGCAGAAGCAATTTTGAAATTGGAAGTGGAAGATTTTCCGGTTATCGTGGTAGTGGACAGTGAAGGAAATAACCTTTATGAAACTGCAATAAAAGAATATGCCTCCCTATAACGTAATTGCAGGTATTGCGTATAATATAATATAGAAGAAACATACATAAATAGGAAAGAAATAAAAAACTTGTAAAAAGATTGAAAAATACCGTTGACAAAAGCTATGACTTTTAGTAATATATAGTATGCGTCACGACGCAAGAGACAATTTTATATTAGAAAATGTCTTGTTCGGAGAAATACTCAAGAGGCCGAAGAGGTGCCCCTGCTAAGGGTATAGGTCGGGTGACCGGCGCGAGGGTTCGAATCCCTCTTTCTCCGTTAGAGCTTTCAAAATAATTTTATTTTGAAAGCTTTTTCTATCACTAGGAATGAATAAATAAAAATTCCAAAAAAGTTGTTGACAAGAGAAACAACACGTGATATTATAATCAACGCCGCTAAAAACGGCGGCAAACTTCTAAAAAATATTTTAGAAAAAATAAAAAAGTTGTTGACAAGAGCAGATGACTGTGATAAGATGTAGAAGTTGTCGCTTGAGACAACAAAACAAACAACATTGATAACTGAACAGTGAAACAACCTTGAAAGATTCTAAGAGTTTTCGCCTTTTAGAAGGCGAAAGAGTCAGCAAAGAGTGACAGAATTTTTTGCAGGACAGCATCCAAAAGATGCGACCTTAAAACAGTAAAAGCCAGAAACAATTCTGGTTAGGAAAAACTTTTTTTAGAGAGTTTGATCCTGGCTCAGGATGAACGCTGGCGGCGTGCTTAACACATGCAAGTCGAACGAAGCACTTAACTTGATTTTCTTCGGAATTGATTGTTCTGTGACTGAGTGGCGGACGGGTGAGTAACGCGTGGGTAACCTGCCTCACACAGGGGGACAACAGCTGGAAACGGCTGCTAATACCGCATAAGCGCACAGCTTCGCATGAAGCAGTGTGAAAAACTCCGGTGGTGTGAGATGGACCCGCGTCTGATTAGCTAGTTGGTGAGGTAACGGCCCACCAAGGCGACGATCAGTAGCCGACCTGAGAGGGTGACCGGCCACATTGGGACTGAGACACGGCCCAAACTCCTACGGGAGGCAGCAGTGGGGAATATTGCACAATGGGCGAAAGCCTGATGCAGCGACGCCGCGTGAGCGAAGAAGTATTTCGGTATGTAAAGCTCTATCAGCAGGGAAGAAAATGACGGTACCTGACTAAGAAGCTCCGGCTAAATACGTGCCAGCAGCCGCGGTAATACGTATGGAGCAAGCGTTATCCGGATTTACTGGGTGTAAAGGGAGCGTAGGCGGCAGGGCAAGTCTGATGTGAAAACCCAGGGCTCAACCTTGGGACTGCATTGGAAACTGTTCGGCTGGAGTGTCGGAGAGGCAAGCGGAATTCCTAGTGTAGCGGTGAAATGCGTAGATATTAGGAGGAACACCAGTGGCGAAGGCGGCTTGCTGGACGATTACTGACGCTGAGGCTCGAAAGCGTGGGGAGCAAACAGGATTAGATACCCTGGTAGTCCACGCCGTAAACGATGAATACTAGGTGTCGGGGAGCAAAGCTCTTCGGTGCCGCAGCAAACGCAGTAAGTATTCCACCTGGGGAGTACGTTCGCAAGAATGAAACTCAAAGGAATTGACGGGGACCCGCACAAGCGGTGGAGCATGTGGTTTAATTCGAAGCAACGCGAAGAACCTTACCAAGTCTTGACATCCCAATGACCTAGTATGTAATGTACTATCTCTTCGGAGCATTGGTGACAGGTGGTGCATGGTTGTCGTCAGCTCGTGTCGTGAGATGTTGGGTTAAGTCCCGCAACGAGCGCAACCCTTATCTTTAGTAGCCAGCGGTTCGGCCGGGCACTCTAGAGAGACTGCCAGGGATAACCTGGAGGAAGGTGGGGATGACGTCAAATCATCATGCCCCTTATGACTTGGGCTACACACGTGCTACAATGGCGTAAACAAAGGGAAGCGAAGCCGTGAGGTGGAGCAAATCCCAAAAATAACGTCTCAGTTCGGA is a window from the Roseburia sp. 499 genome containing:
- a CDS encoding Fe-S-containing hydro-lyase — protein: MDKHITTPITEEVTKDLKSGDYVYINGTIYVARDAAHKRLMEVLDKGEELPFPIKDATIYYMGPSPAREGRPIGSAGPTTASRMDKYAPRLLDLGQKAMIGKGKRTQEVIDAVVRNKAVYFAAVGGAGALLSKCIKKSELVCYGDLGAEAILKLEVEDFPVIVVVDSEGNNLYETAIKEYASL